In Odontesthes bonariensis isolate fOdoBon6 chromosome 20, fOdoBon6.hap1, whole genome shotgun sequence, a genomic segment contains:
- the mos gene encoding proto-oncogene serine/threonine-protein kinase mos — protein MPSPIPVTRLLPKDLYPSLDIGTCSSPLVQISHGSTLQVPVKRLHGKVASRLWSSVIHWKQLRAIEPVGSGGFGSVYKAEYLGETVALKKVKKYTKNKLASRQSFWAELNAAHLRHKNIVRVIAATTCIPTEYEEENSIGTILMEFVGSRNLQQIIYGSLEVLGEEKCLKFSTDIVNGLRYLHSHSVVHLDIKPANVLVSSEGVCKIADFGCSLKLEHECEIRAISPHLSHVCGTYTHRSPELLKGEGVCPKADIFSFGITLWQLLTREPPYTGDRQPVLYAVVAHNLRPPVQDHAVFRSELGRRCSILLSQCWSGEPSCRPSAQELLHHLEQLSSLL, from the coding sequence ATGCCTTCTCCGATTCCTGTCACCCGCCTGTTGCCCAAAGATCTGTATCCTTCACTGGACATCGGTACCTGCAGCAGCCCGCTGGTTCAAATCTCTCACGGCTCCACTTTACAGGTCCCTGTTAAACGGTTACATGGCAAAGTCGCCAGCCGGCTCTGGTCATCTGTGATACATTGGAAGCAGCTGCGCGCCATTGAGCCAGTGGGCTCTGGGGGATTTGGCTCTGTGTACAAGGCGGAATACCTCGGGGAAACCGTAGCGCTGAAAAAGGTCAAGAAGTACACTAAAAACAAGCTGGCCTCCCGCCAGAGTTTCTGGGCCGAGCTGAATGCTGCGCACCTGCGACACAAAAACATCGTGCGCGTCATCGCGGCGACGACCTGCATCCCGACGGaatatgaagaagaaaacagcatTGGAACAATATTGATGGAGTTTGTGGGAAGTAGAAATCTGCAGCAGATAATTTACGGAAGTTTAGAGGTGCTGGGAGAGGAGAAGTGTCTTAAATTTTCCACAGACATTGTCAACGGCTTGAGGTATCTTCACTCTCATAGTGTTGTACATCTGGACATAAAACCAGCTAATGTGCTTGTGTCAAGTGAAGGCGTCTGTAAAATTGCTGATTTTGGCTGTTCTCTGAAACTGGAACATGAATGTGAGATACGAGCAATCAGCCCCCATCTGAGCCACGTCTGTGGCACATATACGCACAGATCCCCAGAGCTGCTCAAAGGCGAGGGGGTGTGTCCTAAAGCAGACATCTTCTCTTTCGGGATTACCCTGTGGCAGCTTTTAACCAGAGAGCCGCCCTACACCGGCGATAGGCAGCCCGTCCTCTACGCGGTTGTGGCTCACAATCTGCGCCCCCCTGTGCAGGACCATGCTGTGTTCCGGTCGGAGCTGGGAAGGCGGTGCAGCATTCTGCTGAGCCAGTGCTGGAGTGGAGAGCCCAGCTGCAGACCCAGTGCTCAGGAGCTGCTGCACCACCTGGAGCAGCTGAGCTCCCTGTTGTGA